aataaatcTTAAGGATATCCTTATCTATCACAAATCCAAGTCCACACACATCTTAGACAAAATAATCCAGTTCAAACAACATATATTTCCTAATATTTCTTTGGTCACATTTATTGGATTTTGTTAAGAATCCAATTCCATAATGTAACATAACAACATTGGAAATTTACATGATCCATGCCATATTGATCAACCCCATGAAAATGGTAAATTTCCTAGGTACAACTGTCATAAGAACTGTTAGAGATCACCACCTAGCAACAAGATAATTATGCTATAGGATCCTAGGAATTCTCTAATTCACAGAGTTGGATCTACATCCTCTGGTTCAGATTCTGGTTCCTCATCTGCTGAAAAGAAAAGTTCATCATCTGAATCAGACTTCTCCATTGCAATAGGCTTTTCTTTATCTGACATAGGCTCCTCTGCATCATGTTCCTTTGTTACACTCTCTTCCTTATCTACAAGAGGCATCTCTTTCTCAAAAGCACCATTCTTCTcgtctttacttttttttctgaTGACATTATTTTGGTGCAAAACTGAAGAAAATAGTAGAGGACGTCGTGTTATTACTATTAGGCAGCAGGAGCACTTGAAATTATTTGAAGATGTGCATGCAAAataagagaaacaaatttttagagtgaagaaaaaaaaaattataaatagccAAAGGCTTTATTTGGTTTATTAcactaataaatattaaatagtgTCTCTTAAagctttaaattttatttctcaaaaaaaaaaaatttttaatttggaatttttttttttttttttttgaagactgaaagagttgagattttttttttttttttttttttcagttaatACTAAAAAGAGCTTcctttctaaaatttaaaataaataagtaaatagcCAAAGGTTTTGTAATTGAATTGACACATTTCCATGTACTAAGTACTTAGAGTTCTAGGGGAAAAATATTCGAGTTATGAGATTAGtaatatattgtaattatctctccaaaaaaatagagaatttgATAATGAACTTAAAACCCTTTTTAGTCTTAATGAAGTTGAATCCTATGTTGCTTAAGTGAGTGTCCGTTTGGTTCATATGGAGAGATGTCACTCTTTATTGTAACTACGTGTTTATGGTCAAGTAAGGAGAGAAGCAAAGTCATGAGGGCCTAATGAAGGAGGAAATACACCATGTATGGGGTCTATCTCTATATGAGAGGGAAGAAACATACATCTGATGCATGATATACCTTCTCCTAACGAAgtcaaaacaaattttaaaaatattataattttattactaagaatatttataaaataaaataaatttttattgctaTAAATGTACTTTAttattaaagtttcaaaatttt
The DNA window shown above is from Quercus lobata isolate SW786 chromosome 7, ValleyOak3.0 Primary Assembly, whole genome shotgun sequence and carries:
- the LOC115952375 gene encoding uncharacterized protein LOC115952375 isoform X2 — its product is MKYESINLLNWIRECHGSYHYPRESTISRTNLYLKLQSLFGCTCVCISLRERVMGCGKSKNTGQVLHQNNVIRKKSKDEKNGAFEKEMPLVDKEESVTKEHDAEEPMSDKEKPIAMEKSDSDDELFFSADEEPESEPEDVDPTL